The DNA sequence CGCCCGCCACCTCCCGGTTGACCAGCACCGACGGCGTCGCCCCGACCAGGTCGAGTACCTCGCCCCCGTCGAGACGCGACGAGTGGACGACGACGCCGTCGACCCGGCCGCGCAGGTCGGCGATGGTCTCGCGCTCGCGCTCGGGGTCGTAGTCGGTGTCGGCGACGACCACCGTCGTCCGGCTCTGCCGGCCCCGGGCCTGCGCCGCCTTCACGAAACGGGAGAAGACCGGGTTGGCGATGTCCGGGACGATCGCGGCGACGGTCGAGGTGGCGGGCGCCGGCGGCGTCTCGACGGCCCGCGGTGCGTAGCCCAGCTCCTGGGCCGCGGCGAGGATCTTCCGGCGGGTGTCGGCGCCGAGCCGGTCCGGGTCGGAGAAGGCCCGCGAAGCCGTGGACAGGGCGACGCCCGCCGCCCGGGCGACATCGGTCAGGGTGGGTGCCACGGAGGAAGCGTGCCGTTCGTTGCGCAAGCTTGTCAACACTTGCCAGGATCTTGCCAACGATAGGCTCGCCAGGTGCTGTCCCTGGACGCCCTCGACGTCGACCTGCTCGCCGCGCTGCGCGACCGGCCGCGGGCCGGGGTGCTGGAGCTCTCGCGCACGCTGCGGGTCGCCCGTGGGACGGTGCAGGCGCGGCTGGACCGGCTGGAACGTGCCGGGGTCGTCACCGGGTACGGCCCGGACGTCGACCTCCCGGCCGCCGGGTACGGCGTGCAGGCGTTCGTGACGCTGGAGATCGCGCAGGGCGAGTTGGGCGACGTCGCCGCCGAGCTCGCCGCGCTGCCCGCGGTCACCGAGGCGTACGCGACCACCGGCTCGTCGGACGTGATGTGCCGGCTCGCGGCGTCGTCACACGAGGACCTGCAGGACACCCTGCTCGCGCTCGGCCGATCCACCCTGGTGGCCCGCTCCACCAGCGTGGTGGTGCTGTCCACCCTGGTCGCGCCGCGCTGGCGGCCGCTGCTGGAGCGTGACCACCGGGAGGGCCCGAGCCGGGCACCCGCCTACCGGGACTGACCGCCTCGGCCGAGGTGGTGCGCCGCCCGGTGCGCGCCGAGCACGTCGAGCCCGAAGTCCGCCGACGGGTCGCGCCACACGGAGTGGGCGTGGTTGGCGTCGCGCTGGGTGTTGTCCCACTCGATGAGCAGCTGTGGGCCCTGGACGCGGTAGTAGTTCGGGGCACCGTCCTCCAGCGGTCCCGCCCAGGCGAGGTGCACGGCGTCGAGCGCGGTGTCGTCGTCGTAGCGGGAGATCGGCTGCAGCGGCCCGGCGACCCGCTCCAGGTAGGTGCCCAGCAGCGCGCGCAGCATCTCGCGGCCCTCGGCATCCAGGTCGGACGCCGACACGCCGGCCGGGGTCCGCGACAGCGCGACGGCCTCCTTCTGGGCGTCGGTGAACGCGGACCGCTCCTCGATGGCCTCGCTCATGTCGTCGAGCGCGCGCTGCTGCTCGGGGTCGGCGAACGACCGGGTGCGCCAGATCCCGGCGAGCGGGATCCAGCTGTCGCCCTCCTGCGGGTCGGTGCGGTTGGCCGCGACGAGGTCGGGCGGTGCCTTGTCGAGCAGCACCGCCCGCTCGCGTAGCTCGGCCGGCAGCGCGCGGACCAGGTTGCGGGCGAGGTCCTCGACCCGGCCCAGCGGGCGGAGCACGGCGTCGCCGAGGAGCTCGGAGGTCGCCGGGTCGGCACCCAGGAAGCACGGTGTGGAGGCGACCACCACCCCGTCGACGACCAGCATGTTGATCGACACGTGGTGCCCGCCGAAGCGCCAGCCCCAGGTCCCGGTGTCCCCCGGCTCGCCGAACACCCGCAGGTAGTACATCTGCGGGTCGCGGCCGCGGGTGCGGTCGAACAGCGTCACGAAGCCCTCGGTGTGGTCGAGGACGTTCTCCAGCCCCATCACCGTCGCGACGGTCACGTACGCCGCCCGCGACAGCCCCGAGCCGACGAGCTTCATCGCGGCCCGCTGCTGCGGCGGGAGCTGGTCGTGGAAGGTCAGTCCACCGTGGTCGGTGGGGGTGTAGAACCAGCGGCGGCGCTCGGCGTCGGCGTCGTCGTCACCGGTCGGGGCGTGCCCGACGGCCGTCTCCCGCCGGCCCGGGTCGAGGGTGTCGAGCCAGGCACGCGCGGCCTCGGCCATCGTGGTCGCCGTCTCGCGGGTGTCCGCAGCACCGATCATGCCGCAGGACGCTAGCGACTCCGGGCAGACTCCACCGGGGAGGACGGCTACGTCGACCACGGCCCGACTCAGGTCCGGCGGTACCCGGCAGCCAGCTCCACGAAGGCGGCCGGGTCCACCAGCGACGTCGTGTCGCCGGGCTCGCGCCCGGCGGTCACGTCGAGCAGCAGCCGTCGCATGATCTTGCCCGACCGGGTCTTCGGCAGCTCCGCGACGAGGACGACCTCGCGGGGCCGGGCGACCGGCCCCAGCTCCCGGGCCACGTGCGCCCGCAGCTGTTCGGTCAGCCCGTCGGTGGGGCCGTCGGTGACGGTCACGAACGCGACCACGGCCTGCCCGGTCGTCGGGTCCGGCGCCCCGACCACGCCTGCCTCGGCGACCCGTGGGTGGCTCACCAGCGCGGACTCCAGCTCGATCGAGCCGAGCCGGTGGCCCGAGACGTTCATGACGTCGTCGATGCGGCCCTGCAGCGTCACGTAGCCGTGCTCGTCGATCACCGCGCCGTCGCCCGCCTTGTACCAGCCCTGCTCGGCGTAGTCGGCGAAGTAGGACGCGCGGAACCGCTCGGGGTCGCCCCACACCGTGCGCGCCATCGACGGCCACGGACGGTCGATCACCAGGATGCCGCCCTCGCCGGGGGCGCAGGTGCGCCCGTCGCGGTCGACCACCCGCACCGACAGGCCCGGCAGCGGCCGGGTCGCCGAGCCCGGCACCAGCGGCGTCACCCCGGGCAGTGGCGCGCAGATCGCCGCGCCGGTCTCGGACTGCCACCAGGTGTCGACGATCGGGCAGCGGCCGCCGCCGATCACCTCGTGGAACCAACGCCAGGCCTCGGGGTTGATCGCCTCGCCGACGCTGCCGAGCAGGCGTAGCGAGGACAGGTCGTGGCGCGCGGGCACCTCCGGACCCCACTTCATGTACGTCCGGACCAGGGTCGGCGCGGTGTAGTACACGGTGACGCCGTACCGGGCGATGATCTCGAAGTGCCGGCCCGGCTCCGGGGTGTCCGGGGTGCCCTCGTAGATCACCTGCGTGACACCGTTGGACAGCGGTCCGTAGACCTCGTAGGTGTGCGCGGTGACCCAGGCGAGGTCGGCGGTGCACCAGTAGACGTCGTCGGGCTTGTGGTCGAAGCAGGCCCACGCCGTCCAGGACGCCTGGGTGAGGTAGCCGCCCATGGTGTGCAGCAGGCCCTTGGGGGTGCCGGTGGTGCCCGAGGTGTAGACGAGCATCAGCGGGCTCTCGGCCGGGTGCGCCTGCGCCTCGTGGACCTCGGGTGCGGTGTGGACGACGTCGTGCCACCACACGTCGCGGCCGGGGGTCCAGTCGACCTCCGAGCCGGTCCGCCGGATGACCAGCACGTGCTCCAGCGAGTCCACCCCGGACGCGGCCTCGTCGGCGTTGACCTTGACCGGGACGGCCTTCCCGCGGCGGTACTGGCCGTCGGTGGTGACCAGCAGCTTCGCGGCGCCGTCGGTGATCCGGAACCGCAGCGCGGACGGGGAGAACCCGCCGAAGACCAACGAGTGGACCGCCCCGATCCGTGCGCAGGCCAGCATCACGACGACGGTCTCGACCAGCACCGGCAGGTACACGACGACCACGTCGCCGCGCCCGACCCCGAGCGCGGTGAGCGCGTGCGCACAGCGGGCGACCTCGCACTGCAGGTCGGCGTAGGTGACGGTGCGCCGGTCCCCCGGCTCGCCCTCCCAGTACAGCGCGACCTTGTCCCCCGCACCGGCCTCGACGTGCCGGTCGACGCAGTTGCGCGCGACGTTCAGGGTGCCGTCGGTGAACCAGGTGACCTCGGGCCACCTGCTGCCGTCGTAGCCCTGCTCGGGCACGCGGTCCCACTCCAGCCGGCGGGTCTGCGCACACCAGAACGCCTCGGGGTCGGCGGCCGCCTGGTCGTAGGCGGCGGCGGTGACGTTGGCGTGCGCGGCGAGGTCCGGGGGCGGCGGGTACATGCCCCGATCCTCACTGCCGGGTCCCCCGAGGCGCAGGCCGTCGTGAGGGGACTCACCGGTGGGCGAACGCCCGGTGGTGGTCGTCGAGCAGGTCCACGCCGAAGTCGTTCTCCGGGTCGCGCCACACCGAGTGGGCGTGGTCCGCGCCGCCCTGGGTGTTGTCCCACTCCAGCAGCAGCCGCGGCCCCTGCAGCCGGTGGTAGTGCGGCTCCCCCGCCTCCAGCGAGCCCGCCCAGGCCACGTGGACCTCGTCGAGGGCGGCGTCGTCGTCGTAGCGGGCGGCGGGTGAGACCCCGGCCGGCGCCCGGTCGAGGTAGGCCGAGAGCAGTCGGCGCAGCAGGGCACGGCCGCGGTCGTCGAGCACGCTCGCCGGGAGCCCGCGCGGCACACCGGTCAGCGCGACGGCCTCGGTCCCCTCGACCGGGTCCACCGGGCCGGGCGGGCTCTCCCGCCGGATCGCCGAGGTCGGCAGCGGCCGGTCGCCCGGCGCGACCAGCGGCCGGTTCGCCGTCACCAGGTCCGGTGGGGCCCCGCCGGGCAGGACCACGGTCTCCAGGAGCTCGGGTGGCAGGCCGCGGACGATCTCCCGCGCCAGGTCCTCGGTCGGTCCGAGCGGGCGCGCCACCCCTCCGCCGAGCAGCGGCGTCGTCGCCGGGTTCGCGCCGAGGAAGCACGGCGTGGCAGCGGCCACCCGCCCGTCCACGACGAGTGCGTTCACCGACACGTGGTGGCCGCCGAAGCGCCAGCCCCAGGTGCGTCCGCCCGGGTCGCCGAACACCCGCAGGTAGTAGAGCGCCGGGTCCCGGAACCGCTCCCGGTACGGGCGGGTCGGCCAGTCCTGTGCCCGGTCCAGGACGTTCTCCAGCCCCATGACCGTCGCCACGGTGGCGTAGCCGGCCTCGGACAGTCCCGACGCGACCAGCCGCATCGCGCGCTGCTGCTGGACCGCGGTCTGGGCCGCGAGGGGCAGTCCGCCGTGGTCGGTGGGGGTGTAGAACCAGCGACGGCGCTCGGCGTCGGGCCCCGCGTCACCGGTCGGGCCGGCGCCCCGGGCGGGGCGGAGCCGGTCGTCGTCCAGGGTGTCCAGCCAGGCCGCGGCCGCGTCCGCCATCGCCCCGGCGACCGTCTCGCTCGTCGTCACCCCGGCCACGCTAGTGGGCCGGGCGGATCAGTCCGTCGCGTCGCGGACGAGCAGCGCGATCTGCACCCG is a window from the Pseudonocardia sp. HH130629-09 genome containing:
- a CDS encoding Lrp/AsnC family transcriptional regulator, producing the protein MLSLDALDVDLLAALRDRPRAGVLELSRTLRVARGTVQARLDRLERAGVVTGYGPDVDLPAAGYGVQAFVTLEIAQGELGDVAAELAALPAVTEAYATTGSSDVMCRLAASSHEDLQDTLLALGRSTLVARSTSVVVLSTLVAPRWRPLLERDHREGPSRAPAYRD
- a CDS encoding DUF3500 domain-containing protein — translated: MIGAADTRETATTMAEAARAWLDTLDPGRRETAVGHAPTGDDDADAERRRWFYTPTDHGGLTFHDQLPPQQRAAMKLVGSGLSRAAYVTVATVMGLENVLDHTEGFVTLFDRTRGRDPQMYYLRVFGEPGDTGTWGWRFGGHHVSINMLVVDGVVVASTPCFLGADPATSELLGDAVLRPLGRVEDLARNLVRALPAELRERAVLLDKAPPDLVAANRTDPQEGDSWIPLAGIWRTRSFADPEQQRALDDMSEAIEERSAFTDAQKEAVALSRTPAGVSASDLDAEGREMLRALLGTYLERVAGPLQPISRYDDDTALDAVHLAWAGPLEDGAPNYYRVQGPQLLIEWDNTQRDANHAHSVWRDPSADFGLDVLGAHRAAHHLGRGGQSR
- the acs gene encoding acetate--CoA ligase; protein product: MYPPPPDLAAHANVTAAAYDQAAADPEAFWCAQTRRLEWDRVPEQGYDGSRWPEVTWFTDGTLNVARNCVDRHVEAGAGDKVALYWEGEPGDRRTVTYADLQCEVARCAHALTALGVGRGDVVVVYLPVLVETVVVMLACARIGAVHSLVFGGFSPSALRFRITDGAAKLLVTTDGQYRRGKAVPVKVNADEAASGVDSLEHVLVIRRTGSEVDWTPGRDVWWHDVVHTAPEVHEAQAHPAESPLMLVYTSGTTGTPKGLLHTMGGYLTQASWTAWACFDHKPDDVYWCTADLAWVTAHTYEVYGPLSNGVTQVIYEGTPDTPEPGRHFEIIARYGVTVYYTAPTLVRTYMKWGPEVPARHDLSSLRLLGSVGEAINPEAWRWFHEVIGGGRCPIVDTWWQSETGAAICAPLPGVTPLVPGSATRPLPGLSVRVVDRDGRTCAPGEGGILVIDRPWPSMARTVWGDPERFRASYFADYAEQGWYKAGDGAVIDEHGYVTLQGRIDDVMNVSGHRLGSIELESALVSHPRVAEAGVVGAPDPTTGQAVVAFVTVTDGPTDGLTEQLRAHVARELGPVARPREVVLVAELPKTRSGKIMRRLLLDVTAGREPGDTTSLVDPAAFVELAAGYRRT
- a CDS encoding DUF3500 domain-containing protein, with amino-acid sequence MTTSETVAGAMADAAAAWLDTLDDDRLRPARGAGPTGDAGPDAERRRWFYTPTDHGGLPLAAQTAVQQQRAMRLVASGLSEAGYATVATVMGLENVLDRAQDWPTRPYRERFRDPALYYLRVFGDPGGRTWGWRFGGHHVSVNALVVDGRVAAATPCFLGANPATTPLLGGGVARPLGPTEDLAREIVRGLPPELLETVVLPGGAPPDLVTANRPLVAPGDRPLPTSAIRRESPPGPVDPVEGTEAVALTGVPRGLPASVLDDRGRALLRRLLSAYLDRAPAGVSPAARYDDDAALDEVHVAWAGSLEAGEPHYHRLQGPRLLLEWDNTQGGADHAHSVWRDPENDFGVDLLDDHHRAFAHR